In Halarcobacter bivalviorum, a genomic segment contains:
- a CDS encoding NAD(P)-dependent oxidoreductase has translation MKRIVPFVSGCDEETTNLWLEHLQRQMSEYKIIPFEELSEEQKLSSTVAIVANPNPKDIAQLKNLKWIQSLWAGVEKLLQDLPNSSFKIVRMTDLQLAKTMAESVLAWTLYLHKNMPLYLKQQKQKQWKQHIETLPEERNILVLGLGNLGLMSVQKLKENGFSVSGWARTKKEIEGVTTFYEEEGLIQALKGADIVVCLLPLTDETKNLLNKQKLDLLHKKASLINFARGAIIDYEYLAKRLDKKELCHAVLDVFDIEPLPSSSSFWENENITVLPHISAPTNMKTASKIASKNILEYFKKGIIPPFVDTKKGY, from the coding sequence ATGAAAAGGATAGTACCTTTTGTAAGTGGTTGTGATGAAGAGACTACAAATTTATGGTTAGAGCATTTACAAAGACAAATGAGTGAATATAAAATAATTCCTTTTGAAGAGTTATCAGAAGAACAAAAACTATCTTCAACTGTAGCAATAGTAGCAAACCCAAATCCAAAAGATATAGCCCAACTAAAAAATCTAAAATGGATACAAAGCTTATGGGCTGGAGTTGAAAAACTTCTGCAAGACCTTCCAAACTCTTCTTTTAAAATAGTTCGTATGACTGACCTACAATTAGCTAAAACTATGGCTGAGTCAGTTTTAGCATGGACTTTATATTTGCATAAAAATATGCCACTATATTTAAAACAGCAAAAACAAAAGCAATGGAAACAGCATATAGAAACATTGCCAGAAGAGAGAAATATTTTAGTTCTTGGTTTAGGTAATCTAGGTTTGATGAGTGTACAAAAATTAAAAGAAAATGGTTTTAGTGTTTCTGGGTGGGCAAGAACTAAAAAAGAGATAGAAGGTGTTACTACTTTTTATGAAGAAGAGGGTTTAATACAAGCTTTAAAAGGTGCTGATATAGTAGTTTGCCTCTTACCTCTTACCGATGAAACAAAAAACTTACTTAATAAGCAAAAGCTAGATTTACTTCATAAGAAAGCTTCTCTTATAAACTTTGCTAGAGGGGCAATTATAGATTATGAGTACTTAGCTAAAAGATTAGATAAAAAAGAGCTTTGCCATGCTGTTTTAGATGTATTTGATATAGAGCCATTACCTAGTAGTTCTTCTTTTTGGGAAAATGAAAATATAACAGTATTACCTCATATCTCAGCTCCTACAAATATGAAAACAGCTTCAAAGATAGCTTCAAAAAATATTTTAGAATACTTTAAAAAAGGTATTATCCCACCTTTTGTAGATACAAAAAAAGGTTACTAA
- a CDS encoding AAA family ATPase: protein MQQTALKVLKSGQNVFLTGSAGTGKTYVLNEYVLYLKSRKIIPTIVAPTGIAASHLNGQTIHSCFSLGLKDSVDEHFISLLLDKKKLQTRFKKLKILIIDEISMVSPNIFTAMDKILQAFKENDKPFGGIQVILSGDFFQLPPISQSNDSKRFSWQSPSWKELDLQTCYLEKKFRQDDNQLIFVLDEIRSGQISQQTYDILNQRHQKELGIEFTPTKLYTHNLDVDRINNNELNKLSTGAVTYSYESEGAKTNIEKLFKSALVQEELTLKKDAVVMFIKNNPEKYYINGTTGVVIDFSKDEKQLPIVKLSNGYIIKVEYEDWVIENDKGKVSAKISQIPLKLAWAITIHKSQGMTLDAAQIDLSKTFEVGQGYVALSRIKNIEGLKLMGFNEKALSVDPLILSIDPRIKQASKKAYDKIESYDERQLELINLAYIEKLGGLIDQKAIAKEKEVLDKEPQIEEKIANHIKTKNLVQSSDTLEILAKNAGFSVSTIMKHLSLIKEEEPRFDISKYMPNLSVINKVKKVVNEIEDANNEEDFTEDGKIKLKPIFVKLNEEISYNDIKMVLI from the coding sequence ATGCAACAAACAGCACTAAAAGTACTAAAGTCTGGTCAAAATGTTTTTCTAACAGGTTCAGCAGGTACGGGTAAAACTTATGTTTTAAACGAATATGTTTTATATCTAAAATCAAGAAAAATTATTCCTACTATTGTAGCTCCTACTGGTATTGCAGCTTCTCATTTAAATGGTCAGACGATACACTCTTGTTTTTCACTTGGGTTAAAAGATAGTGTAGATGAGCATTTTATCTCTTTACTTTTAGATAAAAAGAAATTACAAACTAGATTTAAAAAGCTAAAGATTCTTATCATCGATGAAATATCTATGGTGAGTCCAAATATCTTTACTGCTATGGATAAAATTCTTCAAGCCTTTAAAGAAAATGATAAGCCATTTGGAGGTATTCAAGTGATACTTTCAGGAGATTTCTTTCAGTTGCCTCCTATCTCTCAATCAAATGATTCAAAAAGATTTTCATGGCAAAGTCCTTCTTGGAAAGAGCTTGATTTACAAACGTGCTATTTAGAGAAGAAGTTTAGACAAGATGATAATCAACTAATCTTCGTGTTAGATGAGATAAGAAGTGGACAAATCTCACAACAAACCTATGATATTTTAAATCAAAGACATCAAAAAGAGTTAGGTATAGAGTTTACTCCTACAAAACTATATACTCATAACTTAGATGTTGATAGAATAAACAATAATGAGCTTAATAAACTTTCCACTGGGGCTGTTACATATAGCTATGAAAGTGAAGGTGCAAAAACAAATATTGAAAAACTATTTAAATCTGCTCTTGTTCAAGAAGAGCTAACACTTAAAAAAGATGCTGTTGTTATGTTTATTAAAAATAATCCAGAAAAATACTATATCAATGGTACCACTGGTGTGGTTATTGACTTCTCAAAAGATGAAAAACAACTTCCAATAGTAAAACTATCAAATGGTTATATCATAAAAGTAGAATATGAAGATTGGGTTATTGAAAACGACAAAGGAAAAGTATCAGCTAAGATTTCACAAATACCTTTAAAACTTGCATGGGCTATAACTATTCATAAATCTCAAGGTATGACTTTAGATGCTGCTCAAATTGATTTATCTAAGACTTTTGAAGTAGGGCAAGGATATGTTGCATTATCAAGAATCAAAAATATAGAAGGTCTAAAACTAATGGGATTTAATGAAAAAGCTTTAAGTGTAGACCCTCTTATTTTAAGTATCGACCCAAGAATCAAACAAGCTTCAAAAAAAGCATATGACAAAATAGAGTCATATGATGAAAGGCAATTAGAACTTATAAATCTAGCATATATAGAAAAGCTTGGAGGTTTAATCGACCAAAAAGCAATAGCTAAAGAAAAAGAGGTATTAGATAAAGAACCTCAAATAGAAGAAAAAATAGCAAATCATATCAAAACAAAAAATCTAGTGCAATCATCTGATACTTTAGAAATCTTAGCAAAAAATGCAGGGTTTTCAGTATCTACTATTATGAAGCATTTATCTTTGATAAAAGAAGAAGAACCACGATTTGACATCTCAAAATATATGCCAAACTTAAGTGTTATAAACAAAGTTAAAAAAGTAGTAAATGAAATAGAAGATGCTAATAATGAAGAAGACTTTACTGAAGATGGAAAGATAAAATTAAAACCAATATTTGTAAAGTTAAATGAAGAAATATCTTACAATGACATAAAAATGGTTTTAATTTAA
- a CDS encoding SIR2 family protein: protein MYNSKSTMFNSKLFLNFFNDKTDFLDSFFNKNLYYKIAHYSQQDKIDEVKNWYKSERLVFVLGAGTSIDYGLPSWDELLQKLFLLTIKSDNDSQKDNKSSVLARTFNSVFEPSSLISARYLHSYFKKNNPNSTVAFEKSIRDVLYENIDKNLKDSDLLKEIRQFCIAAGRSPNLDSIITYNYDDIIEECLRNIDVDIPFTPIHARGMNYKKNQLPIYHVHGYLPRQGKLTSKNKVVLSENGYHQQYTDTYGWSNLIQINKFKDYNCLFIGVSFSDPNLRRLLDIAKNERGDDEIHHFCLKKRYDKKKVKKELEKLLSEDPRLLDEKQRANIELDDVVNDLIKLMQKFEENDAISFGVGLIWVDDYNEIPLILKNIRE, encoded by the coding sequence ATGTATAACAGTAAATCAACTATGTTTAATTCAAAACTTTTCTTGAATTTTTTTAATGATAAAACTGATTTTTTGGATAGTTTTTTTAATAAAAATCTATATTATAAAATAGCTCATTATTCTCAACAAGATAAAATTGACGAAGTCAAAAACTGGTATAAAAGTGAACGTCTTGTATTTGTTCTAGGTGCTGGAACTTCAATAGATTATGGTTTACCTAGTTGGGATGAATTATTACAAAAATTATTTCTACTTACAATTAAGTCAGATAATGACTCTCAAAAGGATAACAAGTCAAGTGTTCTTGCAAGAACTTTTAATAGTGTTTTTGAACCAAGTTCATTAATTTCAGCGCGTTATTTACATAGTTACTTTAAAAAAAATAATCCGAACTCAACAGTAGCATTTGAAAAATCAATAAGAGATGTTTTATATGAAAATATTGATAAAAACCTTAAAGATAGTGATTTATTAAAAGAAATTAGGCAATTTTGTATTGCAGCAGGAAGAAGTCCTAATTTAGATTCAATTATTACGTATAATTATGATGATATTATAGAAGAATGTCTTAGAAATATTGATGTGGATATTCCATTTACACCTATACATGCAAGAGGAATGAATTATAAAAAAAATCAATTACCAATTTATCATGTACATGGATACTTACCTAGACAAGGTAAGCTAACATCTAAAAATAAAGTTGTCTTAAGTGAGAATGGATATCATCAGCAATATACTGATACCTATGGTTGGAGCAATTTAATTCAAATCAATAAGTTTAAAGATTATAACTGTTTATTTATTGGAGTTTCTTTTTCAGATCCAAATTTAAGAAGGCTTCTTGATATTGCGAAAAATGAAAGAGGGGATGATGAAATTCATCATTTTTGTTTAAAAAAAAGATATGATAAAAAGAAAGTAAAAAAAGAACTAGAAAAGCTATTGTCAGAAGATCCCCGACTTTTAGATGAAAAACAAAGAGCAAATATTGAATTAGATGATGTTGTTAATGATTTAATTAAATTAATGCAAAAATTTGAGGAAAATGATGCAATTTCTTTTGGTGTTGGTTTAATTTGGGTTGATGATTATAACGAAATACCATTAATTTTAAAAAATATTAGAGAATAA
- a CDS encoding pseudouridine synthase produces MTAISQENQVESHHHFKMFKPWGCVSQFKPRPKKSKTLLGDFFDFPEETMAIGRLDMDSEGLLLLTTDGMVSYKVRDKSIEKEYYVQVDGEITDEAIQNLQSGVEISTNGSIYKTLPCKAYKLEDEPKLPPRARNIRKSKHGPTSWVSITITEGKFRQVRKMTAAIGFPTLRLVRVRIGNIHLGNLLPEDVIELDNLDEALT; encoded by the coding sequence ATGACAGCTATTAGTCAAGAAAATCAAGTTGAATCACACCACCACTTCAAAATGTTCAAACCATGGGGCTGTGTAAGTCAATTTAAACCAAGACCAAAAAAGAGTAAGACTTTGTTAGGTGATTTCTTTGACTTTCCAGAAGAGACTATGGCTATTGGTAGGTTAGATATGGACTCTGAAGGGTTACTTCTACTTACAACAGATGGGATGGTAAGTTACAAAGTTAGAGATAAGAGTATAGAAAAAGAGTATTATGTTCAAGTAGATGGGGAAATCACTGATGAAGCAATACAAAATCTACAAAGTGGTGTAGAGATTAGTACAAATGGTAGTATCTATAAGACTCTTCCTTGCAAAGCTTACAAGTTAGAAGATGAACCAAAATTGCCACCTCGTGCTAGAAATATTCGAAAATCAAAGCATGGTCCAACTTCTTGGGTATCGATTACTATTACTGAAGGAAAGTTTCGACAAGTACGAAAGATGACAGCAGCTATTGGTTTTCCTACTTTAAGATTAGTAAGAGTTCGTATAGGAAATATTCATCTAGGAAACTTACTTCCAGAAGATGTTATCGAATTAGACAACCTAGATGAAGCACTTACTTGA
- a CDS encoding NAD(P)H-dependent oxidoreductase, translating to MKKILVNVVHSDIEKSIVNKRLVEGIQDMKNITINNLYKKYPDFKIDVKEEQKLLLEHDTILFQFPMYWFSSPSLLKEWFDTVLAPGFAHAGASMLKGKSFAVVVSCGGAKKAFSTTGKDKKTVEEFLYPFEITAEYVKMNYKKAYITYDTETVLSEETLNKYTQDYITYVKEL from the coding sequence ATGAAGAAAATATTAGTAAATGTAGTACATTCAGATATTGAAAAATCAATAGTAAATAAAAGATTAGTTGAAGGTATTCAAGATATGAAGAACATAACAATTAATAACTTATATAAAAAATATCCTGACTTTAAAATAGATGTAAAAGAGGAGCAAAAACTACTTTTAGAACATGATACTATTCTTTTTCAATTTCCAATGTATTGGTTTAGTTCTCCTTCTCTTTTAAAAGAATGGTTTGATACAGTATTAGCACCAGGTTTTGCCCATGCAGGAGCATCTATGTTAAAAGGCAAGTCTTTCGCAGTTGTTGTTTCTTGTGGTGGAGCTAAAAAAGCATTTAGTACAACAGGAAAAGATAAAAAAACTGTTGAAGAGTTTTTGTATCCTTTTGAGATTACAGCAGAATATGTAAAGATGAATTATAAAAAAGCTTATATTACTTATGATACAGAAACAGTTTTAAGTGAAGAGACTCTTAATAAATATACACAAGATTATATTACTTATGTAAAAGAGTTATAA